One genomic window of Streptomyces sp. NBC_01498 includes the following:
- a CDS encoding TerD family protein has product MGVSLGKGGNVSLSKEAPGLTAVLVGLGWDARSTTGADFDLDASALLVNGAGKVLSDQHFIFYNNLTSPDGSVEHTGDNLTGEGEGDDESLKVNLAGVPADVDKIVFPVSIHEAASRGQSFGQVRNAFIRVVNQAGGAELARYDLTEDASTETAMVFGELYRHGAEWKFRAVGQGYASGLAGIAADFGVNV; this is encoded by the coding sequence GTGGGCGTTTCCCTGGGCAAGGGTGGCAATGTTTCGCTCAGCAAGGAGGCTCCGGGCCTGACCGCCGTGCTCGTGGGTCTCGGCTGGGACGCGCGCAGCACGACCGGCGCGGACTTCGACCTCGACGCGAGCGCGCTGCTGGTGAACGGCGCCGGCAAGGTCCTCTCCGACCAGCACTTCATCTTCTACAACAACCTGACGAGCCCCGACGGTTCGGTCGAGCACACCGGTGACAACCTGACCGGTGAGGGCGAGGGCGACGACGAGTCGCTGAAGGTGAACCTCGCCGGGGTGCCCGCCGATGTCGACAAGATCGTCTTCCCGGTCTCGATCCACGAGGCCGCCTCACGCGGTCAGAGCTTCGGCCAGGTCCGCAACGCCTTCATCCGCGTGGTGAACCAGGCGGGCGGCGCCGAACTCGCCCGTTACGACCTGACCGAGGACGCCTCCACCGAGACCGCGATGGTCTTCGGCGAGCTGTACCGGCACGGCGCCGAGTGGAAGTTCCGCGCGGTGGGCCAGGGTTACGCCTCCGGTCTGGCGGGCATCGCGGCCGACTTCGGCGTCAACGTCTGA
- a CDS encoding YihY/virulence factor BrkB family protein codes for MGTVVRVPQTRDMIGDELSGDEAWAALRTYGGRKLLTDAFLRFRFADGFSIARALAFQVVLALVPFCIALVGVATSLHTESVGRVVELTLTRIAPGPSAELIRTSLGRVGEGAGSGAAGELAVWLGLGFATLNLASAMAQIERGANRIYGVERDRPFLAKYSRALVLAVAAGLPLIGGFLILLGGTAVGGALAETFHWGETARDAWGWARIPVGVLLTWLASAVLFRWAPRRDQPGYTWLAFGSAVHLLLWVGATWLLTLYVGFSGSFGSVYGPLTAFVALLLWSQLAGISLFLGLSLAAQLESARAGQHDPVHPDPGHGGDPDHV; via the coding sequence ATGGGCACGGTGGTGCGGGTACCGCAGACCCGGGACATGATCGGGGACGAACTCTCCGGCGACGAGGCGTGGGCGGCGCTGCGCACGTACGGCGGGCGGAAGCTGCTGACCGACGCGTTCCTGCGGTTCCGCTTCGCGGACGGGTTCAGCATCGCGCGGGCGCTGGCCTTCCAGGTGGTGCTGGCGCTGGTGCCGTTCTGCATCGCGCTGGTGGGGGTCGCGACGTCCCTGCACACGGAGAGTGTGGGGCGGGTGGTCGAGTTGACGCTCACCCGAATAGCACCGGGGCCGAGCGCCGAACTGATCCGGACGTCGCTGGGCCGGGTCGGGGAGGGCGCCGGCTCCGGCGCGGCGGGTGAGCTGGCGGTCTGGCTCGGTCTGGGGTTCGCGACGCTGAACCTCGCGTCGGCGATGGCGCAGATCGAACGCGGGGCAAACCGTATCTACGGGGTGGAACGCGACCGCCCGTTCCTGGCGAAGTACTCGCGCGCCCTGGTGCTCGCGGTCGCCGCCGGGCTGCCGCTGATCGGCGGGTTCCTCATCCTGCTCGGCGGCACGGCGGTGGGCGGCGCGCTCGCGGAGACGTTCCACTGGGGGGAGACGGCGCGGGACGCCTGGGGGTGGGCGCGGATTCCGGTGGGGGTCCTGCTGACCTGGCTGGCCTCGGCCGTGCTGTTCCGCTGGGCGCCCCGGCGTGACCAACCGGGCTACACCTGGCTGGCGTTCGGCTCCGCCGTGCATCTGCTGCTGTGGGTGGGGGCGACCTGGCTGCTCACGCTGTACGTCGGGTTCAGCGGGTCGTTCGGCTCGGTGTACGGGCCGCTGACGGCGTTCGTCGCGCTGCTGTTGTGGTCGCAGCTGGCGGGCATCTCGCTCTTCCTCGGTCTGTCGCTGGCCGCGCAGCTGGAATCCGCGCGCGCCGGGCAGCACGATCCGGTCCATCCGGACCCCGGCCACGGCGGCGACCCGGACCACGTCTGA
- a CDS encoding cold shock domain-containing protein yields the protein MLHAGRVLRFDEVRGYGFIVPHEGDEDVFMHANDLLDEKYQYKAGSEVEYELEMGDKGPKASRIRLLGAPASSGGTRESTPPDPHGDYSDVLSPAELRGELTEALLQADGSLTGDQIKRVRSSVIELARSHGWLES from the coding sequence GTGTTGCACGCAGGACGAGTGCTGAGGTTCGACGAGGTACGCGGATACGGGTTCATCGTCCCCCACGAGGGTGACGAGGACGTGTTCATGCACGCCAACGATCTGCTGGACGAGAAGTACCAGTACAAGGCGGGCAGCGAGGTCGAGTACGAGCTGGAGATGGGGGACAAGGGTCCCAAGGCGTCACGGATCAGACTGCTGGGCGCCCCGGCGTCGTCCGGCGGCACGAGGGAGAGCACCCCGCCGGACCCGCACGGCGACTACTCGGACGTGCTGTCCCCGGCCGAGCTGCGCGGTGAGCTGACCGAGGCCCTCCTCCAGGCCGACGGCTCCCTGACGGGTGATCAGATCAAGCGGGTGCGGAGCTCCGTGATCGAGCTGGCGCGCTCGCACGGCTGGCTCGAATCCTGA
- the efeU gene encoding iron uptake transporter permease EfeU encodes MFGNYLIGLREGLEAGLVVCILVAYVVKTGRRDALVPVWLGIGIACAVSLAFGAALEFGSQELTFEAQELLGGSLSILSVALVTWMIFWMRRTARHLRSDLHGRLDEALRMGTGALVATALLAVGREGLETALFVWASVRAGGEGRSGPLVGVLLGIATAIVLAWLFYRGALRINLAKFFTWTGSMLVVVAAGVLAYGVHDLQEARFLGGLGTKAFDISATVPPDSWYGTLLKGVFNFQPDPTVLQLTVWALYLVTTMIFFLAPRRAGTGRPAPAKPA; translated from the coding sequence ATGTTCGGCAATTATCTGATCGGCCTGCGCGAGGGGCTGGAGGCCGGACTGGTCGTCTGCATCCTCGTCGCGTACGTGGTCAAGACCGGGCGCCGGGACGCGCTGGTGCCCGTGTGGCTGGGCATCGGTATCGCCTGCGCCGTCTCGCTGGCGTTCGGCGCGGCGCTCGAATTCGGTTCCCAGGAGCTGACCTTCGAGGCGCAGGAACTGCTGGGCGGGTCGCTGTCCATCCTCTCGGTGGCCCTGGTCACCTGGATGATCTTCTGGATGCGGCGTACGGCGCGGCATCTCAGGAGCGATCTGCACGGCAGGCTGGACGAGGCGCTGCGGATGGGTACGGGCGCGCTGGTGGCGACCGCGCTGCTGGCGGTGGGCCGGGAGGGGCTGGAGACGGCCCTGTTCGTCTGGGCGTCGGTACGGGCGGGCGGCGAGGGCCGGTCGGGGCCGCTGGTCGGGGTGCTGCTGGGGATCGCCACCGCGATCGTGCTGGCCTGGCTGTTCTACCGGGGCGCGCTGCGGATCAATCTGGCCAAGTTCTTCACCTGGACCGGGTCGATGCTGGTGGTCGTGGCGGCGGGCGTCCTGGCGTACGGCGTGCACGATCTCCAGGAGGCACGGTTCCTCGGCGGTCTGGGGACGAAGGCGTTCGACATCTCCGCGACGGTGCCGCCGGACAGCTGGTACGGCACGCTGCTGAAGGGCGTCTTCAACTTCCAGCCCGATCCGACGGTCCTCCAGCTGACGGTGTGGGCGCTGTATCTGGTCACGACGATGATCTTCTTCCTGGCGCCGCGCCGGGCGGGCACGGGGCGGCCCGCCCCGGCGAAGCCCGCGTAG
- the efeB gene encoding iron uptake transporter deferrochelatase/peroxidase subunit, whose product MNDETHPGNSASDAGAAPGSGAGSGDESRAPSRRSVIGWGGAGLALGAAAAGGTALALGAADRTEPAGPAGPAVPFHGAHQAGIATAVPDRLHFAAFDVTTRDRDELIRLLKDWTAAAAAMTAGRPVGEGAFGGTPEAPPDDTGEAAGLRPSRLTLTVGFGPSLFTGAAGKGADAGRGGDRFGLADRRPEALVELPRFPGDNLDPARSGGDLCVQACADDPQVAVHAIRNLARIGFGRIAVRWSQLGFGKTSSTTPEAQTPRNLFGFKDGTRNIAGTDTAALDRHVWVSSGAGPAWLAGGSYLVARRIAMRIETWDRTSLREQEDIVGRDKREGAAVGRAGEHDEPFLKSMLPTSHVRLAHPDSNGGARMLRRGYSYTDGTDGLGRLDAGLFFLAYQHDVREAFIPVQRSLSRGDALNEYIQHVGSAVFAVPPGVRDTDDWWGRELFS is encoded by the coding sequence ATGAACGACGAGACCCACCCCGGCAACTCCGCCTCCGACGCCGGTGCCGCTCCCGGCTCCGGCGCTGGCTCCGGCGACGAGTCCCGCGCGCCGTCCCGCCGGTCGGTGATCGGCTGGGGCGGCGCGGGGCTCGCGCTCGGCGCCGCGGCGGCCGGTGGTACGGCGCTGGCGCTGGGCGCCGCGGACCGGACGGAGCCCGCCGGGCCGGCCGGACCGGCCGTTCCGTTCCACGGCGCGCACCAGGCCGGTATCGCCACCGCCGTCCCCGACCGGCTGCACTTCGCCGCGTTCGACGTGACCACCCGGGACCGGGACGAGCTGATCCGGCTCCTGAAGGACTGGACCGCCGCCGCGGCGGCGATGACCGCGGGACGCCCGGTCGGCGAGGGCGCGTTCGGCGGCACCCCGGAGGCGCCGCCGGACGACACCGGTGAGGCCGCCGGTCTCAGGCCGTCCCGGCTGACGCTGACCGTCGGCTTCGGACCGTCGCTGTTCACCGGCGCGGCCGGGAAGGGAGCGGACGCGGGGAGGGGCGGGGACCGGTTCGGGCTGGCGGACCGCAGGCCCGAGGCCCTGGTGGAGCTGCCGAGGTTCCCCGGCGACAACCTGGACCCGGCGCGCAGCGGCGGCGACCTGTGCGTCCAGGCGTGCGCCGACGATCCGCAGGTGGCGGTGCACGCCATCCGCAACCTCGCCCGGATCGGCTTCGGCCGGATCGCCGTCCGCTGGTCGCAGCTCGGCTTCGGCAAGACCTCGTCCACCACGCCCGAGGCGCAGACCCCGCGCAATCTCTTCGGCTTCAAGGACGGCACCCGCAACATCGCGGGCACCGACACGGCCGCGCTCGACCGGCACGTGTGGGTCTCCTCCGGGGCCGGACCGGCCTGGCTGGCCGGCGGCTCGTACCTGGTGGCGCGCCGCATCGCGATGCGGATCGAGACCTGGGACCGGACGTCCCTCCGGGAGCAGGAGGACATCGTCGGCCGGGACAAGCGGGAGGGCGCGGCGGTCGGCAGGGCCGGGGAGCACGACGAGCCGTTCCTCAAGTCGATGCTGCCGACGTCCCACGTACGTCTCGCGCACCCCGACTCCAACGGCGGGGCGCGAATGCTGCGCCGCGGCTACTCCTACACCGACGGCACGGACGGACTCGGCCGGCTCGACGCGGGCCTGTTCTTCCTGGCGTACCAGCACGACGTGCGGGAGGCGTTCATTCCCGTGCAGCGGAGCCTGTCGCGCGGGGACGCGCTCAACGAGTACATCCAGCACGTGGGTTCGGCGGTCTTCGCCGTACCGCCGGGCGTCCGGGACACGGACGACTGGTGGGGACGGGAGCTGTTCTCGTGA
- the efeO gene encoding iron uptake system protein EfeO, with translation MRPVRLSLVTALATVAALTAVTACSEKSDAEGDGAIEVTATDTSCEVSKKEFPAGHVQLAVENKGSKVTEVYVLFPDDRIVTERENIGAGTKANITAEIKAGDYEIACKPGMTGKGIRQRVKVTGGGTVAERDPKLDAAVAAYRQYTLEQAEQTLPKAKVFAEAVKAGDIEAAKRAYADSRIGWERTEPVAESFGDIDPKVDLREDGLEEGQDLETDWTGWHRLEKSLWQDKKITPRDKELADLLIADLTVWQKKVGTAEITPTSMANGAKELLDEVATGKVTGEEERYSHTDLVDFKANVEGAEKSYALLKPVASKNDAGLTAELDTRFAALNTLLDTYREDPSSYVFTSYDKVGTADRKDLSDAVNALAEPLSKLAAAVVK, from the coding sequence ATGCGACCCGTCCGCCTCTCCCTGGTCACCGCCCTCGCCACGGTCGCCGCCCTCACCGCCGTCACGGCGTGCTCCGAGAAGAGCGACGCGGAGGGGGACGGGGCGATCGAGGTCACGGCCACGGACACCTCCTGCGAGGTGTCGAAGAAGGAGTTCCCCGCCGGTCACGTCCAGCTCGCGGTGGAGAACAAGGGCTCCAAGGTCACCGAGGTCTACGTGCTGTTCCCGGACGACCGGATCGTCACCGAGCGCGAGAACATCGGCGCGGGCACGAAGGCGAACATCACCGCGGAGATCAAGGCCGGTGACTACGAGATCGCCTGCAAGCCGGGCATGACCGGCAAGGGCATCCGCCAGCGGGTCAAGGTGACCGGTGGCGGCACGGTGGCCGAGCGCGACCCGAAGCTGGACGCCGCGGTCGCCGCGTACCGCCAGTACACGCTGGAGCAGGCGGAACAGACGCTGCCGAAGGCGAAGGTGTTCGCGGAGGCCGTCAAGGCCGGTGACATCGAGGCCGCGAAGCGGGCGTACGCGGACTCCCGCATCGGCTGGGAGCGCACCGAGCCGGTGGCCGAGTCCTTCGGTGACATCGACCCGAAGGTCGACCTGCGCGAGGACGGTCTGGAGGAGGGCCAGGACCTCGAAACGGACTGGACCGGCTGGCACCGGCTGGAGAAGTCGCTGTGGCAGGACAAGAAGATCACCCCGCGCGACAAGGAGCTCGCCGATCTGCTGATCGCCGATCTGACCGTCTGGCAGAAGAAGGTCGGTACGGCGGAGATCACCCCGACCTCCATGGCCAACGGCGCCAAGGAACTCCTCGACGAGGTCGCCACCGGCAAGGTGACCGGTGAGGAGGAGCGCTACAGCCACACCGACCTGGTGGACTTCAAGGCCAACGTGGAGGGCGCCGAGAAGTCGTACGCGCTGCTCAAGCCGGTGGCGTCGAAGAACGACGCCGGGCTGACGGCCGAGCTCGACACCCGGTTCGCCGCGCTGAACACCCTGCTCGACACTTACCGCGAGGACCCGTCGAGCTATGTCTTCACCTCGTACGACAAGGTCGGCACGGCCGACCGCAAGGACCTGTCCGACGCGGTGAACGCGCTGGCCGAGCCGCTGTCGAAGCTCGCCGCCGCGGTCGTGAAGTAG
- a CDS encoding TOBE domain-containing protein yields the protein MQLSIRNQIPGTVTGVTPGEVMATVRVHLPGGQDIIAAVTLEAVRELGIGVGSAVRVLAKATEVSLATGPVEGLSIRNRLTGTLMEIVLGSGLANVKVAVDDVELTAVVTREAVEELGLAPGTDVTLLIKSTEIALATE from the coding sequence ATGCAGCTGAGCATCCGCAACCAGATCCCCGGCACCGTCACCGGTGTGACACCCGGAGAGGTGATGGCCACGGTCCGGGTCCATCTGCCGGGCGGTCAGGACATCATCGCGGCCGTCACCCTGGAGGCCGTCCGGGAGCTCGGGATCGGGGTGGGCTCGGCGGTGCGCGTACTGGCCAAGGCGACCGAGGTGTCCCTCGCCACCGGCCCGGTCGAGGGGCTGAGCATCCGCAACCGGCTCACCGGCACGCTCATGGAGATCGTGCTCGGCTCGGGACTGGCGAACGTCAAGGTGGCCGTGGACGACGTGGAGCTGACCGCCGTGGTGACCCGGGAGGCGGTGGAGGAACTGGGGCTCGCGCCCGGCACCGACGTCACACTGCTGATCAAGTCGACGGAGATCGCACTGGCCACGGAGTGA
- a CDS encoding VOC family protein: MPTITPNLWFDTQAEQAAEFYVGVFPNSKITDVTRYGEAGPGQAGTVLTVAFELDGQPFVGINGGPHFTFDEAVSFMIECADQDEVDSYWDKLVDGGEESQCGWLKDKYGLSWQVVPSGMQDVLNDSDSERGQRAMKAMLGMKKIDIAALRAAADGVA; this comes from the coding sequence ATGCCGACAATCACCCCCAACCTCTGGTTCGACACGCAGGCGGAGCAGGCGGCCGAGTTCTACGTCGGGGTCTTCCCCAACTCGAAGATCACCGACGTCACCCGCTACGGCGAAGCCGGACCCGGCCAGGCCGGGACGGTGCTGACGGTGGCGTTCGAGCTGGACGGCCAGCCCTTCGTGGGCATCAACGGCGGCCCGCACTTCACCTTCGACGAGGCGGTCTCGTTCATGATCGAGTGCGCCGACCAGGACGAGGTCGACAGCTACTGGGACAAGCTCGTCGACGGTGGCGAGGAGAGCCAGTGCGGCTGGCTGAAGGACAAGTACGGACTGTCGTGGCAGGTCGTGCCGAGCGGCATGCAGGACGTCCTGAACGACTCGGACAGCGAGCGCGGCCAGCGGGCCATGAAGGCCATGCTCGGCATGAAGAAGATCGACATCGCCGCCCTGCGCGCGGCGGCCGACGGGGTCGCCTGA
- a CDS encoding ArsR/SmtB family transcription factor, with protein MPNYEGSLDALFQALADPTRRAMVERLIQGPLSVSRLAQPLEMSLPAVMQHLRVLEECGLVRSEKTGRVRTCHIEPAGLRAAEDWIGRQRTVWERRLDRLGDQLERERPAEPGTTEQGSAS; from the coding sequence GTGCCTAACTATGAAGGCTCGTTGGACGCGCTGTTCCAGGCGCTGGCGGACCCCACGCGGCGGGCCATGGTCGAACGGCTGATCCAGGGCCCGCTCTCGGTCAGCCGGCTCGCCCAGCCGCTGGAGATGTCACTGCCGGCCGTGATGCAGCACCTCCGGGTGCTGGAGGAGTGCGGCCTGGTCCGGTCCGAGAAGACCGGCCGGGTCCGCACCTGTCACATCGAGCCGGCCGGGCTGCGGGCGGCCGAGGACTGGATCGGGCGGCAGCGCACCGTATGGGAGCGCCGCCTGGACCGGCTCGGCGACCAGCTGGAGCGGGAGCGTCCGGCGGAGCCGGGAACGACAGAGCAAGGGAGCGCATCATGA
- a CDS encoding SRPBCC family protein translates to MTDRDTTDSTVTHATFTLERAYAAPPARVFAAWSDPSAKGSWFAGPAHTYELDFRVGGTELNRGSLPDGTVMTFASVYHDIVPDRRVVYGSTLHGGEALATASLTTVEFEADGDGTRLILTEQGSYLDGHEKPEWREQGTGDWLDALGAYLAGTGEGAAG, encoded by the coding sequence ATGACCGACCGCGACACGACGGACAGCACCGTCACCCACGCCACCTTCACCCTCGAACGCGCCTACGCCGCACCGCCGGCCCGGGTGTTCGCCGCCTGGTCCGACCCGTCCGCGAAGGGCAGTTGGTTCGCGGGCCCGGCCCACACGTACGAGCTGGACTTCCGGGTCGGCGGCACGGAACTCAACCGGGGCTCGCTCCCGGACGGCACCGTCATGACCTTCGCCTCCGTCTACCACGACATCGTGCCGGACCGGCGGGTCGTCTACGGCTCCACCCTGCACGGCGGGGAGGCGCTGGCGACCGCCTCGCTCACCACCGTGGAGTTCGAGGCGGACGGCGACGGCACCCGGCTGATCCTCACCGAGCAGGGCAGCTACCTCGACGGCCACGAGAAGCCGGAATGGCGCGAACAGGGCACGGGGGACTGGCTGGACGCCCTGGGCGCCTACCTGGCCGGGACGGGGGAGGGCGCGGCCGGGTAA
- a CDS encoding cytidine deaminase family protein, protein MGTPTNSELIDIAQAVLHPHRVEDRLFGDVAATLVTDSGTLYSGVCIDTGCGTGFCAEHAAIAAMVTAREYRIVKIVAVWRNEEGALHVLPPCGRCREFVRQIDHANIDAEVVLGRDFSASLRELLPAHEWPQPLD, encoded by the coding sequence ATGGGGACTCCGACGAACAGCGAACTGATCGACATCGCGCAGGCGGTCCTCCACCCGCACCGGGTGGAGGACCGCCTGTTCGGCGATGTGGCGGCGACCCTGGTGACCGATTCGGGGACGCTCTACTCGGGTGTGTGCATCGACACCGGCTGCGGGACGGGGTTCTGCGCGGAGCACGCGGCGATCGCCGCGATGGTGACCGCCCGTGAGTACCGGATCGTCAAGATCGTCGCGGTGTGGCGGAACGAGGAGGGCGCCCTGCACGTCCTGCCGCCCTGCGGACGGTGCCGGGAGTTCGTCCGGCAGATCGACCACGCCAACATCGACGCGGAAGTGGTTCTGGGGCGGGATTTCTCGGCGAGCCTGCGGGAGTTGCTGCCCGCTCACGAGTGGCCCCAGCCGCTCGACTGA
- a CDS encoding HAD family hydrolase, with the protein MSTARAAAYPSALSPAVVFDLDGTLVDSEPNYYEAGRRLLAGHGVPDFSWEQHTRYIGISTRETLEAWRTEYGIGAPLDELLLAKNRIYLELARASTEVFPEMRALVERLHTRGAPMAVASGSSRAAIEAVLDGTGLTPYFTLVVSAEEVPRGKPAPDVFLEAARRLGVDPADCVVLEDAAPGVRAARAAGMRCVAVPYVRSTADDPAFREAELLFPRGQEEFTARAVYAWLTGTRQDTA; encoded by the coding sequence ATGAGCACCGCGCGCGCCGCCGCCTACCCCAGCGCCCTCTCCCCCGCCGTCGTCTTCGATCTCGACGGCACCCTCGTGGACAGCGAGCCGAACTACTACGAGGCGGGCCGGCGGCTGCTCGCGGGCCACGGCGTGCCCGACTTCAGCTGGGAGCAGCACACCCGGTACATCGGCATCAGCACCCGCGAGACGCTGGAGGCGTGGCGGACGGAGTACGGGATCGGGGCGCCGCTCGACGAACTGCTGCTCGCGAAGAACCGGATCTACCTCGAACTGGCGCGGGCCTCCACCGAGGTCTTTCCGGAGATGCGGGCACTGGTGGAACGGCTGCACACGCGTGGGGCGCCCATGGCGGTGGCCTCCGGCTCGTCGCGTGCCGCCATCGAGGCGGTGCTGGACGGGACGGGGCTGACGCCGTACTTCACCCTCGTCGTCTCGGCCGAGGAGGTCCCGCGCGGCAAGCCGGCGCCCGATGTGTTCCTGGAGGCGGCGCGGCGTCTGGGCGTGGACCCGGCGGACTGTGTGGTGCTGGAGGACGCGGCGCCGGGCGTGCGGGCGGCGCGCGCGGCCGGTATGCGGTGCGTCGCCGTGCCGTACGTACGGAGCACGGCCGACGATCCGGCCTTCCGGGAGGCGGAGTTGCTGTTCCCTCGGGGGCAGGAGGAGTTCACGGCGCGGGCCGTCTACGCCTGGCTCACCGGGACACGGCAGGACACGGCGTAG
- a CDS encoding TetR/AcrR family transcriptional regulator has product MAQTFQRARSEEQRAQRRQAILDTTASMLTEMPVAGVSLNELSRRVGLAKSNVLRYFESREAVLLELLDAASREWLAHLEGALATDVDAGAPLPARGDRVVAVLAASLAERPVLCDLTSAQAAVLERNVSPAVAAQYKRAAIANVGTLAGLVRTRVPELGEEDTARFAAVCVMTTGAVWTHAQPSAAMLTVYETDPELAALRLDFTTMLRQVLEVVLSGLLARASR; this is encoded by the coding sequence AGACCTTCCAGCGCGCCCGCAGCGAGGAGCAGCGCGCCCAGCGCCGGCAGGCGATCCTCGACACGACGGCGTCGATGCTGACCGAGATGCCGGTGGCCGGGGTGAGCCTCAACGAGCTGAGCCGGCGGGTGGGGCTGGCGAAGTCGAACGTCCTGCGCTACTTCGAGTCCCGCGAGGCCGTCCTCCTCGAACTTCTCGACGCCGCCAGCCGGGAGTGGCTGGCGCATCTGGAGGGCGCGCTCGCGACGGACGTGGACGCGGGGGCCCCGCTGCCCGCGCGCGGCGACCGGGTGGTGGCGGTACTGGCGGCGTCCCTGGCGGAGCGCCCCGTGCTGTGCGACCTGACGAGCGCGCAGGCCGCGGTGCTGGAGCGCAATGTCTCACCGGCCGTCGCGGCGCAGTACAAACGCGCCGCGATCGCCAACGTCGGCACGCTCGCCGGCCTGGTCCGCACCCGGGTGCCCGAACTGGGCGAGGAGGACACGGCACGGTTCGCCGCCGTCTGCGTCATGACGACGGGGGCGGTGTGGACGCACGCGCAGCCCTCGGCCGCGATGCTCACGGTCTACGAGACGGACCCGGAACTGGCCGCCCTGCGGCTCGACTTCACGACGATGCTGCGACAGGTGCTGGAGGTCGTGCTCTCGGGACTGCTCGCGCGGGCGTCCCGCTGA